A stretch of the bacterium SCSIO 12827 genome encodes the following:
- a CDS encoding SDR family oxidoreductase — translation MALRKTILVTGGAGFIGSHLCARLLETGAGVICADNFYTGSKDNILGLLDHPHFEVMRHDVTFPLYVEVDEIYNLACPASPVHYQYDPVQTTKTSVHGAINMLGLAKRTGAKILQASTSEVYGDPEVHPQTEDYRGRVNPIGPRGCYDEGKRCAETLFFDYYRQHSLNIRVARIFNTYGPNMHPSDGRVVSNFIVQALKGEDLTLYGDGGQTRSFCYVDDLADGLMRLMNAPDAVTGPVNLGNPNEFTILELAELVIEMTGAKSKIVTMPLPQDDPMQRCPDITLAKDKLGWQPTIQLKDGLAKTIAYFKGVL, via the coding sequence ATGGCCCTACGCAAGACCATCCTCGTCACCGGCGGGGCGGGCTTTATCGGCTCGCACCTCTGCGCACGTCTGCTGGAGACCGGCGCCGGCGTAATCTGCGCCGACAACTTCTATACCGGCTCCAAGGACAACATTCTGGGCCTGCTCGATCACCCCCATTTCGAGGTCATGCGCCACGACGTGACGTTTCCGCTCTATGTCGAGGTCGACGAGATCTACAACCTGGCCTGCCCGGCCTCGCCCGTGCATTACCAGTACGACCCCGTGCAGACGACCAAGACTTCCGTGCACGGCGCCATCAACATGCTGGGCCTGGCCAAGCGCACCGGCGCCAAGATCCTGCAGGCCTCGACATCCGAGGTCTACGGCGATCCCGAAGTTCACCCGCAGACCGAGGATTACCGCGGCCGGGTCAACCCCATCGGGCCGCGCGGTTGTTATGACGAGGGCAAGCGCTGCGCCGAAACCCTGTTTTTCGACTATTACCGCCAACACAGCCTGAACATTCGGGTCGCCCGCATCTTCAACACCTACGGCCCCAACATGCATCCGTCGGACGGGCGGGTGGTGTCCAACTTCATCGTTCAGGCGCTTAAAGGTGAGGATTTGACCCTTTACGGCGACGGCGGACAGACGCGGTCGTTCTGCTATGTCGACGATCTGGCCGACGGGCTGATGCGGCTGATGAACGCGCCCGACGCCGTGACCGGGCCGGTCAACTTAGGGAATCCCAACGAATTCACGATCCTGGAATTGGCCGAACTGGTAATCGAGATGACCGGCGCCAAGTCCAAGATCGTCACGATGCCGCTGCCCCAGGACGACCCCATGCAGCGCTGCCCGGATATCACGCTCGCCAAGGATAAACTGGGCTGGCAACCGACGATCCAGTTGAAGGACGGCTTGGCGAAAACCATCGCCTATTTCAAGGGGGTTCTGTGA
- a CDS encoding EAL domain-containing protein, whose product MAEIPSPDTLEEKLLLDRLNRMEAGAPGYYAVHLHLSELKSSNRKPHFIRLAARNFDNLTNQHEATLFQMKNADQILLCRTVPVHEAENPVEKVRALFSEDPLTHIDETGLGEDRLSTWYDLSENEDFRAFVRVVGSLVLEAEETAKREAAEAVAQQKSVGQPLTAQHLTALSQVLPRVPIDDLIREQLCLHIGANGPEGVIFREHFISIGDLKKRVAPGVNLFSSIWLFQYLTEGLDRVILANMAGRNFEKMNEPISLNLNIGTVLSRDFQNFHRAVAGHEDNVIIEMQVIDIFSDVDAFTIARNMLQQNGYRVLVDGISPVSMQFFDPAILGADFIKVGWGTEFENEEEDDSKVEDLRRIIRDAGKESIILSRVDSEQAIQWGLNLGITRFQGFLMDRLIDTVRSQGRRARIKKERAAAAAR is encoded by the coding sequence ATGGCCGAGATTCCTTCACCGGATACGCTCGAGGAAAAACTTCTGCTGGACCGCCTCAACCGGATGGAGGCGGGGGCGCCCGGCTATTACGCCGTGCATCTGCATCTGTCGGAGCTGAAAAGTTCGAACCGCAAGCCGCATTTCATCCGCTTGGCGGCGCGCAATTTCGACAATCTGACCAATCAGCACGAAGCGACCCTGTTCCAGATGAAGAACGCGGACCAGATCCTTCTGTGCCGCACGGTTCCCGTGCACGAGGCGGAAAACCCGGTCGAGAAGGTCCGCGCACTGTTTTCCGAAGACCCGCTGACCCATATCGACGAGACGGGCCTGGGTGAGGATCGCCTGTCGACCTGGTACGACCTGTCGGAGAACGAGGATTTCCGCGCTTTTGTGCGGGTCGTCGGCTCCCTGGTGCTGGAAGCCGAGGAAACCGCCAAACGCGAGGCCGCCGAGGCGGTGGCGCAACAGAAATCCGTGGGCCAGCCGCTGACGGCGCAGCATCTGACGGCGCTCAGCCAGGTTCTGCCGCGCGTGCCCATCGACGACCTGATCCGTGAACAGCTGTGCCTGCACATCGGCGCCAACGGGCCCGAGGGCGTAATCTTCCGCGAACATTTCATTTCCATCGGCGACCTGAAGAAGCGGGTGGCCCCCGGGGTCAATCTGTTCTCGTCGATCTGGCTGTTCCAGTACCTGACCGAGGGCCTGGACCGGGTCATTCTGGCCAACATGGCCGGGCGCAACTTCGAGAAGATGAACGAGCCGATCTCGCTCAACCTGAACATCGGCACCGTGCTGTCGCGGGATTTCCAGAACTTCCACCGTGCGGTCGCCGGGCACGAGGACAATGTCATCATCGAAATGCAGGTGATCGACATTTTCTCCGACGTCGATGCCTTCACCATCGCCCGCAACATGCTGCAGCAGAACGGATACCGCGTGCTGGTTGACGGCATTTCGCCCGTGTCCATGCAGTTCTTCGACCCGGCGATCCTGGGCGCCGACTTCATCAAGGTCGGCTGGGGAACGGAATTCGAGAACGAGGAAGAAGACGACAGCAAGGTTGAGGACCTGCGCCGCATCATTCGCGACGCCGGCAAGGAATCGATCATCCTGTCCCGCGTCGATTCCGAACAGGCCATCCAATGGGGCCTCAACCTGGGCATCACCCGGTTCCAGGGCTTCCTCATGGACCGGCTGATCGATACCGTGCGCTCCCAGGGGCGGCGCGCGCGCATTAAGAAGGAACGGGCGGCGGCGGCGGCGCGCTGA
- the cobT gene encoding nicotinate-nucleotide--dimethylbenzimidazole phosphoribosyltransferase: protein MACGHRKARKEGDGQQRVIPRPPWGGRGRIGIGCGIVRRQGATPYRINGPRKGPFREIPVTGAADWVICDRPRKRKQDLVPQIAPPPDPATFLTDLPGPDTDAQAAVRARDAVLTKPAGSLGRLEEITEWLAGWQGRAEPRADRVQTLVFAGNHGVAAQGVSAYPPEVTAQMVANFQAGGAAVNQLCRTFGVDLAVIPLDLDTPTGDITQGPAMSADEFSAAFQAGTEAVDDRADLLCIGEMGIANTTAAAAVCLGLFGGAGTDWAGPGTGLPSAGVSAKADAITRAVAVNGIDPTDGLEVLRALGGRELAAMAGAVAKARHLGLPVLLDGFVAGGAAACLQVRQPGALDHCRAAHLSAEPGHARLLAKLGMAPLLQLNMRLGEASGAVLAVGLVQAALACHRGMATFESAGVSGKE from the coding sequence ATGGCGTGCGGGCACCGGAAGGCGCGAAAGGAAGGCGATGGCCAACAGCGCGTCATCCCACGGCCGCCATGGGGCGGCAGGGGCCGGATCGGGATCGGATGCGGGATCGTCCGTCGCCAAGGGGCAACTCCTTATCGGATCAACGGGCCGCGCAAAGGGCCGTTTCGGGAAATTCCCGTCACCGGCGCGGCCGATTGGGTTATATGTGACCGACCCCGGAAAAGGAAACAAGACCTCGTGCCGCAAATCGCCCCCCCACCCGATCCCGCCACCTTTCTGACCGACCTGCCCGGGCCGGACACCGATGCCCAGGCCGCCGTGCGGGCACGCGACGCGGTTCTGACCAAGCCCGCCGGATCGCTGGGCCGGCTGGAGGAAATCACCGAATGGCTGGCCGGATGGCAGGGCCGCGCCGAACCCCGCGCCGACCGGGTCCAGACCCTGGTGTTCGCCGGTAATCACGGCGTCGCAGCCCAGGGCGTGTCCGCCTATCCGCCCGAGGTCACGGCCCAGATGGTCGCCAACTTCCAGGCCGGAGGGGCGGCCGTGAACCAGTTATGCCGCACGTTCGGCGTGGACCTTGCCGTCATCCCCCTCGATCTGGACACCCCCACCGGCGATATCACGCAAGGCCCGGCCATGTCGGCGGATGAATTCTCCGCCGCCTTCCAGGCCGGGACGGAGGCCGTCGATGACCGGGCAGACCTTTTGTGTATCGGTGAAATGGGCATCGCCAACACCACCGCCGCCGCCGCCGTCTGCTTAGGCCTGTTCGGCGGCGCGGGGACGGATTGGGCCGGACCGGGCACCGGCCTGCCCTCGGCGGGTGTGTCGGCCAAGGCGGACGCCATCACACGCGCCGTCGCGGTCAACGGGATCGACCCCACGGATGGATTGGAGGTTTTGCGCGCCCTGGGCGGGCGGGAGCTGGCGGCCATGGCCGGCGCCGTGGCCAAGGCCCGCCATCTGGGCCTGCCCGTACTGCTTGACGGTTTCGTCGCAGGGGGGGCGGCGGCCTGTCTTCAGGTCCGGCAGCCGGGAGCCCTCGACCATTGCCGGGCGGCGCATCTGTCGGCGGAGCCGGGCCACGCGCGGCTTCTCGCGAAACTCGGCATGGCGCCGCTGCTGCAATTAAACATGCGGCTCGGCGAGGCGTCGGGGGCGGTTTTGGCGGTCGGCCTGGTACAGGCCGCCCTGGCCTGTCATCGGGGCATGGCGACCTTCGAAAGTGCGGGCGTCAGCGGCAAGGAATAG
- a CDS encoding adenosylcobinamide-GDP ribazoletransferase has product MATDDPASDPDPAPAAPWRPWDDALLAIAFLSRLPVPARHDGGAGALGRAAWAFPLAGVVVGGCGAGIILATAGSGLHPLASALLALAVMAVLTGALHEDGLADFADGLGVAGRDRRLDVMRDSRIGTFGVLALVFATGLKATALASLAGPGAAALVLVAAGALSRAALVPTMIVLAPARADGLAKDAGRPPTWAAGLALVLGFAALAPLLPILGPGVGTLAAAGLAAGLFACWAMHAAVGGHTGDTLGAQQQIVEIAVYLAAATVEISL; this is encoded by the coding sequence TTGGCGACGGACGATCCCGCATCCGATCCCGATCCGGCCCCTGCCGCCCCATGGCGGCCGTGGGATGACGCGCTGTTGGCCATCGCCTTCCTTTCGCGCCTTCCGGTGCCCGCACGCCATGACGGCGGGGCGGGGGCCCTTGGCCGGGCCGCCTGGGCCTTTCCCTTGGCGGGGGTCGTGGTCGGCGGCTGCGGGGCCGGGATAATCCTGGCGACGGCGGGATCGGGCCTGCATCCGCTGGCCTCGGCCCTGCTGGCGCTGGCCGTCATGGCCGTCCTGACGGGGGCGCTGCACGAAGACGGATTGGCCGATTTCGCCGACGGGCTCGGCGTCGCGGGCCGCGACCGGCGGCTCGACGTGATGCGCGATTCCCGCATCGGCACTTTCGGCGTTTTGGCCCTGGTGTTCGCGACGGGGCTGAAGGCGACGGCCCTGGCGTCCCTCGCCGGGCCGGGCGCGGCGGCTTTGGTGCTGGTCGCGGCGGGGGCTTTGTCCCGCGCGGCCCTGGTGCCGACGATGATCGTCCTGGCCCCGGCGCGGGCCGACGGGCTGGCCAAGGATGCCGGCCGGCCGCCCACCTGGGCGGCGGGGCTGGCCCTGGTTCTGGGGTTTGCGGCCCTGGCCCCGCTCCTGCCCATCCTGGGCCCCGGGGTCGGCACCTTGGCGGCGGCGGGCCTGGCGGCGGGGCTGTTCGCCTGCTGGGCCATGCATGCGGCGGTCGGCGGCCATACGGGGGATACCCTGGGCGCGCAGCAACAGATTGTGGAAATCGCCGTCTATCTGGCGGCCGCGACCGTGGAGATCAGCCTGTGA
- a CDS encoding histidine phosphatase family protein translates to MPVTRWWWVRHAPVPSVVGTIYGGNDVPCDVSDRDSFRHLAGALPADAVWLTSHLTRTHKTAQAIREEGLEFPAPIAEEHLGEQSFGDWQGSTWDEMEARDPDTFRKFWETPARSRPPGGESFADQIARVSGVIERYTADHAGRDIVAVTHGGTIRAAMAHSLGLTPEGAMSFSISTLSVTCLEHVQGGLLRGRGGAWRIVRVNAPPHAVMPLVKGGH, encoded by the coding sequence ATTCCCGTGACCCGCTGGTGGTGGGTGCGCCACGCCCCCGTGCCTTCCGTGGTCGGCACCATTTATGGCGGCAACGATGTGCCTTGCGACGTGTCCGATCGGGACAGTTTCCGCCATTTGGCCGGCGCCCTGCCCGCCGATGCGGTCTGGCTGACCAGTCACCTCACGCGCACCCATAAGACGGCCCAGGCGATCCGCGAGGAAGGCCTGGAATTCCCCGCCCCCATCGCCGAGGAACACCTGGGCGAACAGTCCTTCGGCGACTGGCAGGGATCGACCTGGGACGAGATGGAAGCCCGCGATCCCGACACCTTCCGCAAGTTCTGGGAAACGCCCGCCCGTTCCCGCCCGCCCGGCGGCGAGAGCTTCGCCGACCAGATCGCCCGCGTGTCCGGGGTGATCGAGCGCTACACCGCCGACCACGCGGGCCGGGACATCGTCGCCGTCACCCATGGTGGCACCATCCGCGCCGCCATGGCCCATTCGCTCGGCCTGACGCCGGAAGGGGCCATGTCCTTTTCCATCTCGACCCTGTCGGTGACCTGTCTGGAACATGTCCAGGGCGGGCTGCTGCGCGGGCGCGGCGGGGCCTGGCGGATCGTGCGGGTCAACGCCCCGCCCCATGCGGTCATGCCGCTCGTCAAAGGGGGGCATTGA
- the cobU gene encoding bifunctional adenosylcobinamide kinase/adenosylcobinamide-phosphate guanylyltransferase yields the protein MNEFLPPVTLILGGQRSGKSRLAETLIEDAAGGGLYLATAEARDGEMTERIATHQARRGPDWETIEEPLDILEQIREHASTDRPVLVDCVTLWLSNLMAAGRDPAAEVEALAQGLAGLAGPVVLVSNEVGLGVIPANALARSFADAAGLANQRLAACADRVVFTAAGLPLVLKGRPL from the coding sequence ATGAATGAATTTCTTCCTCCCGTCACCCTGATCCTGGGCGGCCAGCGTTCGGGCAAAAGCCGACTTGCCGAAACCCTGATCGAGGACGCGGCCGGCGGCGGGCTCTACCTGGCCACGGCCGAGGCCCGGGACGGCGAGATGACTGAGCGCATCGCCACTCATCAGGCCCGCCGGGGCCCCGATTGGGAAACCATCGAGGAGCCCTTGGATATTCTCGAACAGATTCGCGAGCACGCATCCACTGACCGCCCGGTGCTGGTCGATTGCGTAACCCTTTGGCTGTCCAATCTGATGGCCGCCGGGCGTGATCCCGCGGCCGAGGTCGAAGCTCTGGCCCAAGGGCTTGCGGGCCTCGCCGGTCCCGTGGTTCTGGTGTCCAACGAGGTCGGCCTTGGTGTTATTCCGGCTAACGCTCTGGCCCGATCCTTCGCCGACGCGGCGGGGCTGGCCAATCAACGGCTGGCCGCCTGCGCCGACCGTGTGGTATTCACGGCGGCCGGCCTGCCCCTCGTGCTCAAGGGTCGTCCACTTTAA
- the cobW gene encoding cobalamin biosynthesis protein CobW, translating to MKIPATVITGFLGAGKTTLIRHLLQNAGGRRIALVINEFGDLGVDREVINGCAIEGCAEDDVVELANGCICCTVADDFLPTMEMLLDRPNPPDHIVIETSGLALPKPLVKAFTWPEIRARVTVDGVIAVVDAPAVAAGRFAHDPGAVAAQREDDDNLDHHSPLEEVFEDQLLSADMVLLNKADLTDAAGLAAARAVVEAELPRQVKIVETRHGQIDANVLLGIKAGAEDDLDARPSHHEGEDDHDHDDFDSFEVRIAGSADPDALKSRIEAAARDHGILRVKGFVHVAGKPRRHVIQGVGSRVDGYYDRPWAEGEVAETRLVVIGLQGLDRDAVTRALQG from the coding sequence ATGAAAATCCCCGCGACCGTGATCACCGGCTTCCTCGGCGCCGGCAAGACGACCCTGATCCGCCATCTGCTGCAGAACGCGGGCGGGCGGCGTATTGCCCTGGTGATCAACGAATTCGGGGACCTGGGGGTGGATCGCGAGGTCATAAACGGCTGCGCCATCGAAGGCTGCGCCGAGGACGACGTGGTCGAGCTGGCCAACGGCTGCATCTGCTGCACCGTCGCCGATGATTTCCTGCCGACCATGGAAATGCTGCTCGATCGCCCGAATCCGCCAGATCATATCGTTATCGAAACATCTGGCCTGGCCCTGCCCAAACCCCTGGTCAAGGCCTTCACCTGGCCGGAAATCCGCGCCCGGGTCACCGTCGACGGCGTGATCGCCGTGGTTGACGCCCCCGCCGTAGCGGCGGGCCGCTTCGCCCATGATCCGGGCGCCGTCGCGGCCCAGCGCGAAGACGACGACAATCTGGACCATCATTCGCCCTTGGAAGAAGTGTTCGAGGACCAACTGCTGTCCGCCGACATGGTGCTGCTGAACAAGGCCGACCTGACCGATGCGGCGGGCTTGGCCGCCGCGCGCGCCGTCGTCGAGGCCGAACTGCCGCGCCAGGTGAAGATCGTCGAAACCCGCCACGGACAGATCGACGCCAACGTGCTGCTGGGCATCAAGGCCGGGGCCGAGGATGATCTCGACGCCCGCCCATCCCATCACGAAGGCGAGGATGACCACGATCACGACGATTTCGACAGCTTCGAGGTCCGGATCGCCGGATCGGCTGATCCGGACGCCCTGAAATCCCGCATCGAGGCCGCCGCCCGTGACCACGGAATCCTGCGCGTGAAGGGCTTCGTCCATGTCGCGGGCAAGCCGCGCCGCCATGTCATCCAGGGCGTGGGATCGCGGGTCGACGGCTATTACGACCGGCCCTGGGCCGAGGGCGAGGTGGCGGAAACCCGCTTGGTCGTCATCGGTCTGCAGGGCCTGGACAGGGATGCGGTGACCCGCGCCCTTCAAGGGTAG
- the cobN gene encoding cobaltochelatase subunit CobN, with protein MHLLAAQPGIVDDGTEALDLGQTPGDIVVLSAADTELAALADAQARRLGADPEGPSLRLANVMHLAHNMSVDLYVDAVVSHARLIVVRLLGGRAYWPYGVEQIAQTAAAQGIPLAVLPGDDAPDAELADWSTLPRDAQHRLWQYLVQGGPANAGRFLDYAASLIGGGGDWLEPEPLLACGLYWPGAAAPDLDSLRSHWIEGAPVAALVFYRALIQAGNLDAVDALVKSLGRAVLNALPVYVKSLKDPVSAATLEGFFADAPPAVVLNTTGFAVTAPGTDKLGGGRAPGPLDRPGAPVLQAVFSGGNREGWQSGTFGLGPRDIAMNVALPEVDGRIFTRAVSFKGRARRDDATQTDIVRYEPVADRVDFVADLAAGWARLAGKTPKDRRVALVLANYPNRDGRIGNGVGLDTPAATVRLLGEMAAAGYALRDVPGDGDDLVQRLLAGPTNDLTALVSRTWDEVLPFNEYQIFFGSLPKSVQDAVTDRWGPAETDPFFRPGALDCGHFAVAAFRCGNVAVCLQPARGYNIDPKSSYHDPDLVPPHSYLAFHAWLRESFRADAVVHMGKHGNLEWLPGKSLALSQDCFPEAALGPLPNIYPFIVNDPGEGTQAKRRAAAVVVDHLTPPLTRAESYGPLKDLEALVDEYYEAAGVDRRRLKVLEKDILTLCHATGIGADCGMAADDVSGDQLAKLDNYLCELKEMQIRDGLHILGLSPTGRLLTDLLVALARVPRGAAPEDASLLRALAADLELGTDFDPLDCDMATLWTGPRPTALDNTEAPWRTVGDVVERLEILAAALVAGDVDADPSWTTTGPVLDFIQDHLRPAVEASGAAEIQGVLTGLDGRFVPPGPSGAPTRGRPDVLPTGRNFYSVDTRTVPTPAAWQLGWKAASLLVERHAQDHGDWPKSIAISAWGTSNMRTGGDDIAQALALLGVKPQWDGPSRRVTGFEVLPVSVLGRPRVDVTLRISGFFRDAFPGLIDLFDSAVRAVAALDETEADNPLAARVREDAAKLGGDDALRMATHRVFGSMPGAYGAGLQALIDEKGWETEADLARAYVAWGGYAYGAGAEGRAAHGLFEARLRTTDAVLQNQDNREHDLLDSDDYYQFQGGLTAAVRSLKGSQPAVYFGDHARPESPRLRTLDEEISRVVRARAANPKWIQGVMRHGYKGAFEMAATVDYLFAFAATARCVADHHFDAVFQAYLEDPEVRDFLAEHNPAALKEMAARFLEAQDRGLWSPRLNSTRPLLERLARDG; from the coding sequence TTGCATCTTCTCGCCGCCCAGCCCGGCATCGTCGACGACGGAACGGAAGCCCTCGACCTGGGTCAGACGCCGGGCGACATCGTCGTGCTGTCCGCCGCAGATACGGAACTGGCGGCCCTGGCCGATGCCCAGGCGCGGCGGCTGGGGGCTGATCCTGAAGGCCCTTCCCTGCGTCTCGCCAACGTCATGCATCTTGCCCATAACATGAGCGTCGACCTTTACGTCGACGCCGTGGTCAGCCATGCGCGGCTGATCGTCGTGCGGCTTCTGGGCGGGCGGGCCTACTGGCCCTACGGTGTGGAACAGATCGCCCAGACGGCGGCGGCGCAAGGTATCCCGCTGGCGGTTCTGCCCGGTGACGACGCGCCCGACGCCGAACTGGCCGACTGGTCGACCCTGCCGCGCGATGCCCAGCACCGACTGTGGCAATACCTGGTGCAGGGCGGGCCGGCCAACGCGGGGCGGTTTCTGGATTACGCCGCGTCGCTGATCGGCGGCGGCGGCGACTGGCTGGAGCCGGAACCGCTGCTCGCCTGCGGGCTCTATTGGCCCGGCGCGGCGGCGCCGGATCTGGATTCTCTCCGGTCCCATTGGATCGAGGGCGCCCCCGTGGCGGCGCTGGTGTTCTACCGCGCGCTCATTCAGGCGGGGAACCTGGACGCCGTCGACGCCCTGGTCAAATCCCTGGGCCGGGCCGTGCTCAACGCGTTGCCGGTTTACGTGAAAAGCCTGAAGGACCCGGTCTCGGCGGCGACCCTGGAAGGGTTTTTCGCCGACGCGCCCCCCGCGGTCGTCCTGAATACGACGGGTTTCGCTGTCACCGCGCCGGGCACGGACAAGCTGGGCGGCGGCCGTGCCCCCGGGCCCTTGGACCGTCCGGGTGCCCCCGTGCTGCAGGCCGTGTTCTCGGGCGGCAACCGGGAAGGCTGGCAATCGGGCACCTTCGGCCTGGGCCCCCGGGACATCGCCATGAACGTGGCCCTGCCGGAAGTGGACGGGCGCATCTTCACCCGCGCCGTGTCGTTCAAGGGCCGGGCCCGGCGCGACGATGCGACGCAGACCGATATCGTGCGGTATGAACCGGTTGCCGACCGCGTCGATTTCGTGGCGGATCTGGCGGCTGGCTGGGCGCGCCTTGCCGGGAAGACGCCGAAGGATCGCCGCGTCGCCCTGGTGCTCGCCAACTATCCCAACCGGGACGGGCGCATCGGCAATGGTGTTGGTTTGGATACCCCGGCGGCGACGGTCCGGCTGCTGGGCGAGATGGCGGCGGCGGGATATGCGCTGCGCGATGTTCCGGGGGACGGGGACGACCTGGTGCAACGGCTGCTGGCCGGGCCGACCAACGATCTGACCGCGCTGGTGTCCCGCACTTGGGACGAGGTCCTACCCTTCAACGAATACCAGATCTTCTTCGGCAGCCTGCCCAAGTCCGTTCAGGATGCGGTGACGGACCGCTGGGGGCCGGCGGAAACCGATCCCTTCTTCCGCCCGGGGGCGCTCGATTGCGGGCACTTCGCCGTGGCGGCGTTCCGCTGCGGCAACGTGGCGGTCTGCCTGCAACCGGCGCGGGGTTACAACATCGACCCTAAATCCAGCTATCACGATCCGGACCTGGTGCCGCCGCACAGCTATCTCGCCTTCCATGCCTGGCTGCGCGAATCCTTCCGCGCCGACGCCGTGGTGCACATGGGTAAGCACGGCAATCTGGAATGGCTGCCGGGCAAGTCGCTGGCCCTGTCGCAGGACTGCTTTCCGGAAGCGGCCTTGGGCCCGCTGCCCAACATCTATCCCTTCATCGTCAACGACCCCGGCGAAGGCACCCAGGCCAAGCGCCGGGCGGCCGCCGTCGTCGTCGACCATCTGACCCCGCCCCTGACCCGGGCCGAAAGCTACGGGCCCTTGAAGGACCTGGAAGCCCTGGTCGATGAATATTACGAAGCCGCCGGCGTCGACCGCCGGCGCCTGAAGGTGCTGGAAAAGGACATCCTGACCCTCTGTCACGCCACGGGGATCGGCGCCGACTGCGGCATGGCGGCGGACGACGTGTCCGGCGATCAGTTGGCCAAGCTCGATAATTATCTGTGCGAGCTGAAGGAAATGCAGATCCGGGATGGCCTGCATATTCTGGGCCTGTCGCCCACGGGTCGCCTGCTGACGGACCTGCTGGTGGCGCTGGCCCGGGTGCCGCGCGGGGCCGCGCCAGAAGACGCCTCGCTGCTGCGCGCCTTGGCGGCGGACCTGGAATTGGGCACGGATTTCGATCCGCTTGATTGCGACATGGCCACGCTCTGGACGGGCCCGCGCCCGACCGCACTGGACAATACGGAGGCCCCCTGGCGCACGGTGGGCGATGTGGTGGAGCGGCTGGAAATTCTCGCCGCGGCCTTGGTCGCGGGCGACGTCGATGCCGATCCGTCCTGGACCACGACCGGCCCCGTGCTCGATTTCATCCAGGATCATCTGCGCCCGGCGGTTGAGGCTTCGGGTGCGGCGGAGATTCAAGGTGTGCTGACGGGCCTCGACGGCCGCTTCGTGCCGCCGGGGCCGTCCGGTGCGCCGACGCGCGGGCGGCCCGACGTGCTGCCCACGGGGCGCAATTTCTATTCCGTCGATACCCGCACGGTGCCGACCCCCGCCGCCTGGCAACTGGGCTGGAAGGCGGCGAGCCTGCTGGTCGAACGCCATGCCCAGGACCACGGCGACTGGCCCAAGTCCATCGCGATCTCCGCCTGGGGGACTTCGAACATGCGCACGGGCGGCGACGACATCGCCCAGGCCCTGGCCTTGCTCGGCGTCAAGCCGCAATGGGACGGCCCGTCCCGCCGGGTTACCGGGTTCGAGGTCTTGCCCGTCTCCGTCCTCGGCCGGCCGCGCGTCGACGTGACGCTCCGTATTTCCGGCTTTTTCCGTGACGCCTTTCCGGGCCTGATCGATCTATTCGATTCCGCCGTGCGCGCCGTGGCCGCCCTGGACGAAACGGAAGCCGATAATCCGCTGGCTGCCCGGGTCAGGGAAGACGCAGCGAAATTGGGCGGTGACGACGCGCTTCGCATGGCGACCCACCGGGTCTTCGGCTCCATGCCGGGGGCTTACGGGGCCGGACTGCAGGCGCTGATCGACGAGAAGGGCTGGGAGACGGAAGCCGACCTGGCCCGCGCCTATGTCGCCTGGGGCGGTTATGCCTATGGTGCGGGGGCCGAGGGCCGGGCGGCGCACGGCCTGTTCGAAGCGCGCCTGCGCACCACCGACGCGGTGCTGCAGAACCAGGACAACCGCGAGCATGATTTGCTCGATTCCGACGACTATTACCAGTTCCAGGGCGGGCTGACCGCCGCCGTGCGGTCGCTTAAGGGCAGCCAACCCGCCGTCTATTTCGGCGACCATGCGCGCCCGGAAAGCCCGCGCCTGCGCACCCTGGACGAAGAAATCTCCCGCGTGGTTCGGGCCCGGGCGGCCAACCCGAAATGGATCCAGGGCGTCATGCGCCACGGCTACAAGGGCGCGTTCGAGATGGCGGCCACGGTCGACTATCTGTTCGCCTTCGCCGCCACGGCGCGCTGCGTCGCCGATCACCATTTCGATGCCGTCTTTCAGGCCTACCTGGAAGATCCCGAGGTTCGGGACTTTCTCGCCGAGCACAATCCGGCGGCGCTGAAGGAAATGGCGGCCCGCTTTCTCGAGGCCCAGGACCGGGGCCTGTGGAGCCCGCGGCTCAATTCGACCCGCCCGCTCCTGGAGCGTCTTGCCCGTGACGGTTGA